One genomic region from Phycodurus eques isolate BA_2022a chromosome 16, UOR_Pequ_1.1, whole genome shotgun sequence encodes:
- the mfsd6l gene encoding major facilitator superfamily domain-containing protein 6-like, whose translation MKSTMKKTKQINIKQTLALARAFHFLYSCANSCLLPFLTLYFRQLGLTPEMAGIVMGTKHLISLVWRPMASLLAKMYNKRRVVIHGSVVCSAVVALVVIIFPPVDLQAYINTCNGSNVRSTPSPIDSHPKVSTAPASLSTMTFLADAIRDRTSVAEGRTSQLPVVRTNSTAEPRNSTSVEFHTTIHALMRKKKAHLKVDTGEHKEEGQLDFLSSLKMMDVQHQLFFLILITVCVWELVAAPLEWTADDGLCDYLDFADASDHYSSAGVWPLLGAACGVGGAGLLVSRLNCLIFGRTSRSAVHFLCYAGVLSLALLIAAFLPLDLNKQQGKVNRLLKAVQLVRGSQRAVLCAITALLVGVTRSAVDNFLLWQMQDHDSTELHMGVSLGFALLSQAAFPLLAVRLTRLLSSGRVLVLGAATLGLQCLYYSFLWGPWAVVPAQLFSCFSCGAFWWAVKVQSDDVATPGTERSLKRLYTALSLDLGSALGSFAGGFVVHQFGLVWLFRGVAVALMLWCICLPLLQWNAPHQYRINYSRLLAADASEASDSESEQERDWLDKAMEDDRSINNNYGKRVNR comes from the coding sequence ATGAAGTCCACCATGAAGAAGACAAAGCAGATCAACATCAAGCAGACCCTCGCTCTGGCCAGAGCATTTCACTTCCTGTACTCCTGTGCCAACTCTTGCCTGCTCCCCTTCCTCACGCTGTACTTCAGACAGCTGGGCCTCACTCCTGAGATGGCGGGCATCGTCATGGGCACCAAGCACCTCATATCACTGGTGTGGCGCCCCATGGCCAGCCTTCTCGCCAAGATGTACAACAAGAGGCGAGTGGTGATACACGGTTCTGTGGTGTGTTCAGCCGTGGTCGCACTGGTCGTGATTATTTTCCCGCCTGTAGATCTGCAAGCATACATCAACACCTGTAATGGGTCTAATGTGAGAAGCACTCCATCCCCCATTGATTCTCACCCAAAGGTCAGCACAGCTCCTGCCTCCCTGTCTACTATGACCTTTCTTGCCGATGCTATCCGTGACAGAACATCTGTTGCAGAAGGCAGAACTTCACAGCTTCCTGTGGTAAGAACAAACAGTACAGCAGAACCAAGGAACAGCACCTCTGTTGAGTTCCATACGACAATCCACGCCTtgatgaggaagaagaaggcCCATCTGAAAGTGGACACTGGGGAACATAAAGAGGAAGGTCAATTAGATTTTCTGTCCAGCCTGAAGATGATGGACGTTCAACACCAGCTCTTCTTCTTGATACTTatcactgtgtgtgtatgggagCTCGTGGCAGCCCCTCTAGAGTGGACAGCAGACGACGGCCTGTGCGATTATCTGGACTTTGCCGACGCTTCAGATCATTATAGCAGCGCAGGGGTTTGGCCTTTACTCGGAGCCGCATGTGGCGTCGGTGGAGCGGGGCTGCTGGTCAGCCGGTTAAACTGTTTAATCTTTGGTCGCACCTCCAGGAGTGCCGTGCACTTTTTGTGCTACGCTGGCGTGTTGTCGCTGGCTTTGCTCATTGCAGCCTTCCTCCCGCTTGACCTGAACAAGCAGCAAGGCAAGGTGAACCGGCTGCTCAAGGCCGTGCAGCTGGTGCGCGGTTCCCAGCGCGCGGTGCTCTGTGCCATCACCGCCCTGCTGGTGGGGGTGACGCGCTCCGCCGTGGACAACTTCCTCTTGTGGCAGATGCAGGATCACGACAGCACCGAGCTGCACATGGGGGTGTCTCTCGGCTTCGCGTTGCTTTCACAGGCCGCCTTCCCTCTGCTGGCTGTCCGACTGACTCGGCTGCTCAGCTCAGGAAGGGTGCTCGTGCTGGGGGCAGCCACTCTTGGATTACAGTGTTTGTATTACTCCTTCCTGTGGGGGCCGTGGGCTGTGGTGCCTGCTCAACTTTTTAGCTGTTTCAGCTGCGGAGCCTTTTGGTGGGCAGTGAAGGTGCAGAGCGACGATGTTGCCACGCCAGGAACAGAAAGGAGCTTAAAGAGGCTGTACACTGCACTGTCTTTAGACTTGGGGAGTGCACTGGGAAGTTTCGCCGGAGGGTTTGTGGTCCACCAGTTTGGGCTTGTGTGGCTCTTCAGGGGGGTGGCCGTGGCTCTGATGCTGTGGTGCATATGCCTGCCTCTACTGCAGTGGAATGCCCCCCACCAGTACAGGATCAATTATTCTCGCCTTTTGGCGGCAGATGCGAGTGAGGCCAGTGACTCTGAGTCAGAGCAAGAAAGAGATTGGCTCGATAAAGCTATGGAGGACGACCGTAGCATTAACAACAATTATGGAAAGAGAGTAAACCGCTAA